The genomic region GGCAATTCGATTGTTGAACAGGTAGAAGTTGGCTCAGATGCGCCTGGTTTCGCGGAGGCTTTGCGCGCCGCATTGCGACAGGACCCTGAAGTGATACTCGTTGGTGAAATGCGTGACCTGGAAACCGTCAGCACCGTTTTGACTGCTGCAGAGACAGGCCATCTTGTGTTCACCACTCTTCATACGAACGATGCAGCCCAGACAATCCATCGTATTGTGGATGTCTTTCCGTCTGAGCAACAACCGCAAATCCGGCAACAGTTGTCGATGGCTCTAACGGCAATCATCTATCAGCAACTGATTCCGAAGCAGAATGGCAAAGGTCGCGTTGTAGCGTGCGAAGTCCTCATCGGAAACGATGCGGTCAGGCATCATATTCGAAAAGGAACGCTTCACCAGCTTCATTCGGAAATGACACTCGGCCGGAAAATGGGAATGCTGACCCTGGAAGATTCTCTCTCTCAGCTCGTTCGTGCGGGATTCATAACAGAGGACGAAGCAAAAAACCGCGCCGTCCATGTTGAAGAGCTCACATCCTACTTGAAAGATTAGAATTTGAACAGAAGATCGCAAAGGACGCAAAGATTTAAAATTCTTCGTGATCTTCGCGTGCTTCTGTTCAAAGAGCTAAGGAGTTTTCATTAGAGATTCGAATAGCTTCTTATCCTGCGCTTTCCAGTAAGCCTCCTCTGCGGTGATAGTTCCTTTCTTGACCAGATCCAGGAGGGCAGTATCCATCGATTGCATGCCTTCGATTTTGCCTGCTTGAATCAAAGAAGGAATCTGCTGCGTTTTGGCTTCACGAATAATATTGCTGAGAGCAGGGGACCCGAAGAGTATTTCGACAACACCGACTCGCCCTTTCCCATCTTTGGTGCGCAGGAGTTGTTGAGCAACGATTCCTTTCAGCGAATCGGAAAGCATGATGCGCACCTGGCCTTGCTGGTCAGCTGGAAACACATCCACAATCCGGTCGATTGTGCGGGTAGCATTATTCGTGTGCAGGGTCCCGAATACAAGCTGCCCCATTTCTGCAATGGACAGCGCCAGTGAAATCGTTT from bacterium harbors:
- a CDS encoding PilT/PilU family type 4a pilus ATPase, with the protein product MQRDGTDLLLVPGAPATIRVNGTLVPLNEAPLAADDAITLLAPFLPAERKQQFVAAGAVDLAIAFSNGRFRINLHRTRRGVGAAFRLLPRTIPSVAELGLPISLEDLTRLKRGLILVTGPTGCGKSTTLAALIALINRQQRRHIVTIEDPVEYEHFHGNSIVEQVEVGSDAPGFAEALRAALRQDPEVILVGEMRDLETVSTVLTAAETGHLVFTTLHTNDAAQTIHRIVDVFPSEQQPQIRQQLSMALTAIIYQQLIPKQNGKGRVVACEVLIGNDAVRHHIRKGTLHQLHSEMTLGRKMGMLTLEDSLSQLVRAGFITEDEAKNRAVHVEELTSYLKD